In the genome of bacterium, the window CGCTGACCGTGCGCGCGCGGGTCTTCGGCGACGACAGCCCGCAGGTCCTGGAAGTGGTGATCGAACTGGGCAGGATCAGCGCCATGCAGGGAAGGCGGGAGGAGGCACGCGCGCACTACGAGCGGGCGCTGCGGATCGCCGATCAGGGCGCAGGCACCGCCGACGAGCTGTCCACGATCCGGGCGGAGCTGGCTTCGGTCCGGGATGGATAGACGAGGCACGGAGCCCGGCGCGGATCGCTAGCCGGCGAAGTGCTGATGGACCTTGGCGACGATCTGCCGGTCCGTCATCTTGTCGGTCTTTTCGACCCCCACGACGCGCTTGTCGAGTTGGCCGCCCTCGAGCCGCGCCTTCAGTTCGTTCTTCGCCTCGCCCGGACCGAAGATCAGGATGGACTCCGCATCGCGCAGGCACGCGATGACCTCGTCGTAGTAGACGTTGAGATGCCCCGTCAGGGCCCGCTGGCGGCTGTCGTCCGCGGGCACCCGCGTCGGCTCGAAGGAGCCCTTGAGGGGTGAATCGCCGGTGCGTCGCAGCTGCTTCTCCACCTTCGACTCGATCAGCGTGGTCGCATCCTCTTTGCCGTTGACGGCCACGACGACGGCCTTGCGGTGGTCGATCCACAGACCCGTTTTCATCGAGCGCTCCTTGGACGG includes:
- a CDS encoding tetratricopeptide repeat protein; amino-acid sequence: LPEAIATAQRSLEILTRVLPADHPSPTYPQVYLANMYRDAGEPARSRTLLEAALTVRARVFGDDSPQVLEVVIELGRISAMQGRREEARAHYERALRIADQGAGTADELSTIRAELASVRDG